The window TCGACCCCGGCTTCGAGCTCCCCAAAGAGGTCATCGAATACGATTACGCCGGCCGCTGGGACCCGAAGAAGAAATACTCCACCAAGGACGGCATCCTCTACGGCGTGCCCATCAGCGGCATCTTCCAGCTGTTCGCCTATCGAGGTGACCTGTACGAGAAGGCCGGGCTCAAGCCGCCCGAGACCTGGGACGACGTGATCCAGGCGGCCCGGAAGCTCCACGACCCCCAGAAGGGCCTCTACGGCTATGCCGCCCGCGGGCACCGCGACGGGGTGTGGTGGGATTGGATGCCGTTCCTCCGCGGCTACGGCGGCGACGTCTTCAAGAGCCCGCCCGACGACTGGACGGTGGTCATCAACAGCTCGGAGGCCGTGAAGGCGCTCGAGCTCTACGTGAGCCTCACCCAGTTCTCGCCCCAGAACGTGGGGGACCTCAACCAGGCCGAGCAGATCGCGCTCTTCACGGCCGACAGGGTTCTGCAGACGGTCATGGCCAGCTCCACCTACCCCGACATGGACAACCCCGAGAAGTCGCGGGTCGTCAACAAGGTCCAATGGACCGCCGTCCCGAAGCCCGCCGGCGGGCGGCACTCCGCCACCATGGGGATCTGGGTCATGGCCATCCCCCGGGTCGTCGACCAGGACAAGAAGAAGGCGGCGCTCGAGTTCCTCAAGTGGGCGATCACCAAGGACGCCCAGATGGAGTACGCCCGGTTCGGCTCCATCCCGGTCCGCCAAGACGTGCTCGGCTCCGAACTGGCCAACGAGCCGCGGTTCCGGGTCCTGAAGGCCAAGGCGGCCAGCACGCCCTACATCCGGGCCTTTCCCCGGGTCGCCGAGGGCCCGAAGCTCACCGAGGTCCTCGGCCTCCGGCTCAACCAGGCGGTCACCAAGAGCCTCGGCCCGAAGGACGCCCTCGACAAGGCTGCCGACGAAATCTTCAACATCATGAAGCGGGCGGGCTACCAGACCGGGAAGCTCGGCTAGGTCATGGGAGGGGGCCTGGACGGCCCCCGCCCAGACCCACCCCCAGGAAGGTTGCGCGGGCGAAGCCCGCGCTCGGAGCGGAACACCAACCGTAGGCGGTTGTGATAGTCGCCTGGCGCCTGGTTAACCCGACAGGCTGGTAGTTCCTCGGATATCGGAGGGCCCGTGGAGAAGCGTGGGGTCGGGATCGGGCTGCCAGGCCTCGGAGGGGCGCTCGATCGGACATTCCGCTATTGGGCGCTGCTCCCGGTCTTCGTGGTCCTCCTCCTGCTCACCGCCTATCCCCTGGTTCAGCTCGTCGGCATGAGCCTCTCCGACTACACCTTCGGCGGGGGCTCGATCGTCGCTCACTACTCGGGGCTCCGGAACCTGGAACTGATGGGCGAGGACACGGTCTTTCGGGCCGCCGTCCGGAACACGCTCGTCTTCGTGGTGGGCGTGGTCCTGGTCGAGTTCGTCCTGGGCTTCGTGGTGGCCCTCCTGGCGAGCGGCCTGCCTCGCGGCGGGGGCCTCTTCAAGACGGTCCTCGTCATCCCACTTCTCGTCCCGCCCATCGCGATCGGCACGATGTGGCGGCTCATGTACCAGAGCGAGTTCGGCGTGATCAACGCGCTCCTGCGGGAGCTCCGGCTCCCCACGCCCAACTGGCTCGGCGACCCGGCTATCGCCCTCGGGTCAGTCATGATCGTGGACGTGTGGCACTGGACCGCCTTCATGTTCCTGATCCTGCTGGCCGGGCTCGAATCGCTTCCCGCCGAGCCCTTCGAGGCCGCCCGGGTCGACGGCGCCTCTGCCTGGCAGGCCTTCCGGGCGCTGACTCTCCCCCTCATGCGGCCGATCATCCTGGTGGCGCTCATGCTCCGGACTGTCTTCGCCTTCAAGGTCTTCGACGAGGTGTTCCTCCTCACCACCGGCGGGCCGGGGACGTCCACCGAGGTCGTCAGCATGTACATCTACAAGGTGATCTTTCGGACCATGGAGCTGGGCTACGGCTCGTTTCTCTCTGTGGTGGCCGCCCTCCTCACCTCCGTCTTCGTGCTGGGCTACTTGTGGACGCTGCGGCGCGAGCGCATCGCCGCCTGACGGGTGGGGGGTGGGGGACGCCGGCCCGCTACGCCGGTCTCGTGGTGGCCTCGGGGCTCACCCTGGCGCCGTTCCTCTGGGTCGGGACCAACGCCTTCAAGTTCTTCAAGGACATCGTCCAGTGGAGCTGGACCTTCGAGCCGACCCTCGTCAACTTCCGACGGGTCCTGTTCGAGCAGGACATCAGCTTCCTGCGACTCGGCGTCAACAGCCTGGTCATCGCGCTCGCCTCGATGGCGATCTCGCTGGTCTGCGGCGCGCTCGGCGCCTACAGCCTCTCGCGGTTCCGGTGGTCCCGCGCCGTCACGGCGTTCGTCCTGGGCTGGATGCTCTTCGTCCACATGGTGCCGCCCATCACCTTCACGGGGCCGTTCTTCCTCCTGGCCCGGTTCTTCGACGTGTACAACACCTACCTCCCGGTCATCGCCGCCCACACGATCATCACCCTCCCCGTGGTGATGTGGATCATGAAGGGCTTCTTCGACGAGCTTCCGAAGGAGCTGGAGGAGGCCGCCATGGTGGACGGCTGTAACCGCACCGGGAGCTTCCTCCGCATCGCGCTCCCGCTGGCCGGGCCCGGGTTGGGAGCCGCGGCCATCCTGGCGTTCCTCTTCAGCTGGAACGAGTTCCTGTTCGCGCTGACCCTGACCTCGACGGCCGAGG is drawn from Candidatus Methylomirabilota bacterium and contains these coding sequences:
- a CDS encoding sugar ABC transporter substrate-binding protein, whose product is LTAAAVSAFGRTAAAAPAVKGLAQISIAINQSPWLPGFRKLVDLYQQQSGNKVQLQLFPFTGLLEKSLNAMTAGSKEFDIINLNEGWYMTFYDRGWMTPLKEIDPGFELPKEVIEYDYAGRWDPKKKYSTKDGILYGVPISGIFQLFAYRGDLYEKAGLKPPETWDDVIQAARKLHDPQKGLYGYAARGHRDGVWWDWMPFLRGYGGDVFKSPPDDWTVVINSSEAVKALELYVSLTQFSPQNVGDLNQAEQIALFTADRVLQTVMASSTYPDMDNPEKSRVVNKVQWTAVPKPAGGRHSATMGIWVMAIPRVVDQDKKKAALEFLKWAITKDAQMEYARFGSIPVRQDVLGSELANEPRFRVLKAKAASTPYIRAFPRVAEGPKLTEVLGLRLNQAVTKSLGPKDALDKAADEIFNIMKRAGYQTGKLG
- a CDS encoding sugar ABC transporter permease, which codes for MEKRGVGIGLPGLGGALDRTFRYWALLPVFVVLLLLTAYPLVQLVGMSLSDYTFGGGSIVAHYSGLRNLELMGEDTVFRAAVRNTLVFVVGVVLVEFVLGFVVALLASGLPRGGGLFKTVLVIPLLVPPIAIGTMWRLMYQSEFGVINALLRELRLPTPNWLGDPAIALGSVMIVDVWHWTAFMFLILLAGLESLPAEPFEAARVDGASAWQAFRALTLPLMRPIILVALMLRTVFAFKVFDEVFLLTTGGPGTSTEVVSMYIYKVIFRTMELGYGSFLSVVAALLTSVFVLGYLWTLRRERIAA
- a CDS encoding carbohydrate ABC transporter permease; its protein translation is MDAAARAHRRLTGGGWGTPARYAGLVVASGLTLAPFLWVGTNAFKFFKDIVQWSWTFEPTLVNFRRVLFEQDISFLRLGVNSLVIALASMAISLVCGALGAYSLSRFRWSRAVTAFVLGWMLFVHMVPPITFTGPFFLLARFFDVYNTYLPVIAAHTIITLPVVMWIMKGFFDELPKELEEAAMVDGCNRTGSFLRIALPLAGPGLGAAAILAFLFSWNEFLFALTLTSTAEATTIPVGVAKFSQEFAILYGEMSAASILASIPALIFVAVAQKQLLKGLTLGAVKG